Proteins from a genomic interval of Terriglobales bacterium:
- a CDS encoding carboxypeptidase-like regulatory domain-containing protein, whose protein sequence is MNVDFRRKVAVSLACLLLIFCTTYALGQGVVTGSVSGTVVDPQGAVIVGAKVTAKSAATGQESSDTTGANGAYAIRQLPPGSYTLTISAPNFQTLSVKDVVVKVGVDTAMGAQKLTVGAASETVTVEATVPLVESTTAQISTTFENKQVTDLPIGSAFDALVLLTPGAATTGDAGFSNTNGAGISMNGQRGRSNNFQIDGQSNNDNSVAGPSIFLGNQDVLAEYQVINNNFSAEYGRNMGSVINYITKSGSNSLHGTA, encoded by the coding sequence ATGAACGTTGACTTTCGTCGCAAAGTCGCGGTCTCACTCGCCTGCCTGCTGCTGATCTTCTGCACCACCTATGCCCTGGGCCAGGGCGTTGTGACTGGCTCGGTGTCGGGCACGGTGGTCGATCCGCAGGGGGCAGTCATCGTGGGCGCGAAAGTGACCGCCAAGAGCGCCGCCACCGGCCAGGAGTCCTCGGATACGACCGGCGCCAACGGCGCTTATGCCATCCGGCAACTGCCTCCCGGCAGCTACACCCTCACCATCTCGGCCCCCAACTTCCAGACGCTGAGCGTCAAGGACGTCGTGGTCAAGGTGGGTGTGGACACCGCCATGGGAGCCCAGAAGCTGACCGTGGGCGCCGCTTCGGAGACGGTGACCGTGGAAGCCACCGTACCCCTGGTGGAGAGCACCACGGCGCAGATCTCCACCACCTTCGAAAACAAGCAGGTCACCGACCTGCCCATCGGCAGCGCCTTCGACGCGCTGGTACTGCTGACCCCGGGCGCGGCCACCACCGGCGACGCCGGCTTCAGCAACACCAACGGCGCCGGCATCTCCATGAACGGGCAGCGCGGCCGTTCCAACAACTTCCAGATCGATGGCCAGTCCAACAACGACAACTCGGTGGCCGGGCCCTCCATCTTCCTGGGCAACCAGGACGTGCTGGCCGAGTATCAGGTCATCAACAACAACTTCTCGGCCGAGTACGGGCGCAACATGGGCTCGGTGATCAACTACATCACCAAGTCGGGCAGCAACAGCCTGCACGGGACGGCG